CGTTACCTCATCCATTAACAACTTATGGAAAGAGTAAATTAGCGGAAGAAGAACTGGCAAAAAAATATATGGATTCCATTCCAATTACTATTTGCAGAGCCCCGGCAATTTATGGCGAACGCGAGGAAGATATTTATGCAATGTTTAAAGGTGTAAAAAAAGGTATAATGACGCTTGTTGGATTTGATAATAAAAAATTGAGTTTGATACACGGAAGGGATTTTGTGAATGGGATATATTTGGCATCAATTTCCGAAAAAGCTAAAAATGAAATTTATTTTATAAGTTCCGAAGAAATTTATGATTGGAATCAAGTCAGCGATGAAATGGAAAAGGCGATTGGTAAAAAAGCTTTAAGGATTAAGATTCCGCATTTTATTATTTATATAATTGGTGCGATTTCTCAGTTTGTGAATTATTTTGTGAAAAAACCTGCAACATTTAATTGGGAAAAAGCGACTGATTTTGTTCAAGCAAATTGGACGTGCGACGTTACTAAAGCAAAACGAGATTTCGGCTATACTCAAAATATTTCATTATCAGAAGGAATGAAAAGTACTGTTGATTGGTACAAAGCTAATAATTGGCTTTGATCAATTGGATTCTTCGAAAAAAGCAAATGTGAAAAACACTTACTGCAATCGGAATTCCCGAAATTTTTTATTTTATGCGTAAGCTTAAATTGTTTTTCCAAAATTTGGACTAAATTGCATTCTTCATCTTTACTTTGGTCATTTATTATACAGACTGAATTGGTCTTTACATTCAAATTCGAAGTTATATAATCAATATGCCAGTGAATTTTTTTCTTTTTCTTAAAATGCCGAATGACTCGTTTTGTTAAATTTTTCTGCCCGCTTCCAACATAATAATAATATCCTTTTGGGAAATTCTGTTCGCCAAATTTTTGAATAATAATTTTAGTATTTCTAAAGAATTTGACTTCGAGGATATAAATTCCGGAATTAATTTGCTTTTGCTCCTTCTTCAATCCATGTTTTAATTCCCTGAATCTGATTATCTGTAAGTGGCGGAACCGTTCCAAACGGAGGAGGCATAATTGAACTTCCTGAATTTCCTTCAATAGCCCAAACTAATTTGCTGTTGTTCGGAAATCCCGGAGAAACTATTAAAGGATCTGCAGTAGCTCCTGCCCAAGTTGTTAAATCCAAGTTTGATGCAGCCGTTTCACTTTCGTGACAACCGCTATTTGTACATTTATAATTAAAAACCGGCTGTATGTATTGCGAATAACTTACGTTTTCTGTGGGAATATCAACATTATCTATATCAGTAACTCCGTTTCCGTCGCAATATAATAATGTAAAGATTAAAAGTACCGCAACAAGAAAAATATGTATGTTTTTCATTTTTAAATTCTTTATGTGATTTGAATAATATCTTTTTAAAAATAATTATGTTTTTTAACAATTGGAAATCTCTTTTTGGATAAAGTTTTTATGTTTTCTTAAATAAATTATTTTATTATTTTGAACTTTAATAAATTTTAAGCACAACTATGAAAAATGTTAAAAAATTATTGTTTTTCTTATTATTACTAAACTTTAAGAGTTTTGGACAATTTACATTGCAAATAACTGCCGCAGGAGCTGGAAGCGGTCAAATTTCAGTTAATGGGGTTACACAGAATTCAACATATTCAGCACAATTTACTAGTAATGAAACGGTAAATTTATCAGCAATTGCAAATACCGGAAGTCATTTTTTTGATTGGTCCGGTGATCTTGTTTCTACAAATTCAAATGAAAGTATTTTGATGGATTCTGATAAATCTATTACAATTACATTTGAACTAAACCAATATCAAATAAATTTATCACAGGAACCTCCTGTTGGGGGTACAGTTACAGGCGGCGGTAATTATTTATATGGTGATGAAGCTGTTGTAAGTGCAACAAGTAATTCGAGTTATGATTTTGTTAACTGGACTGAAAACGGAACACAAGTATCTACTTCAGCCACATTTAATTTTACAGTTAATTCTTCAAAAAATCTTGTCGCCAATTTCGCACTAAAAAATTATAATATTAGTGGAAATACGGGTATTGGTTCCGCTACCTTAACTTGGTTGGACGGAACTACAAAAACTGCGACTTCTGCTGTAAATGGAAGTTATACGATAACTGTGCCTTTTGGTTGGAGTGGAACAATTACTCCTTCTAAGACAGGTTATACATTTAACCCTTCGCAAAAGTCATACGTAACCGTTATTTCAAATCAAAGCAATCAAAATTACTCAGCTGAGTTAAATACTTTTACAATTAGCGGAAATACCGGAATTGGCTCAACTACATTAACTTGGATAGACGGAACAACAAAAACCACAACTTCTGGAATTGATGGAAGTTATTCTATTTCTGTTCCTTATGATTGGAGTGGAACAGTAATTCCATCAAAGCCTGGATATACATTTACGCCGATTCAAAAGTCATATTCTAATATTGTATCTAATCAGAGCAATCAAAATTATTCCGCTGAATTAAATACTATTTCAATTAGTGGCAATACCGGAATTGGTTCTGCAACATTAACCTGGGTAGACGGGACAACAAAAAACTCAACATCTGGAAGTGACGGAAGTTATTCTATTTCTGTTCCATATGGCTGGAGCGGAACCGTTACGCCGACAAAGACAGGCTATACTTTTACTCCAACGCAAAAATCATATTCAAATATTATTGCTTCTCAAGTTAATCAAAATTATACAGCAGCAATTAATAATTTTACAATAAGCGGAAATGCTGGAACAGCTTCAGTGACATTAACATGGGTAGACGGAACAACTAAAACAACTACCTCTAACAGCGATGGGAGTTATTCACTTTCTGTTCCATATAGCTGGAGCGGAACTATTACACCAACAAAAATAGGTTTTACTTTTTCACCGACACAAAAAAATTATTCTAATGTAATATCAATACAATCTAATCATGATTATATTGCTTCAATAAATACTTTTACAATTAGTGGAAATGTTGGAACGGCTTCTGCAACATTAACATGGGTAGACGGAACAACAAAATCAGCAACTTCTGGAAGTGACGGAAGTTATTCTATTTCTGTTCCTTATGGCTGGAGCGGAACTGTAGCACCTTCAAAAACCGGATATTCATTTACACCAGCACAAAAGATTTATTCAAATGTAATAGCAAACCAAACTAATCAGAATTATACCGGTTCTATTAATACATATTCTATAAGTGGTAATACTGGAATTGGAACTGTTTTATTAACATGGATAGATGACACTGAACAAACTACTACTTCCGCGGCTAATGGTACATATACAATTACTGTTCCTTATGATTGGAGCGGAACTGTAACACCTACGAAAACCGGATATACATTTGTTCCTCCGCAAAAAACATATTCAAATGTAATAATAAACCAAACTAATCAGAATTATTCGGGGACAATTAATACTTTTACTATAAGTGGTAATACAGGAACAGGTTCGGCAACACTAACTTGGTTTGACGAAACTGAAAAAACTATAAATTCGGCAACGAATGGAAATTATACAATTACAGTTCCTTATGGCTGGAGCGGTACTGTTACACCTTCAAAGATCGGTTATTCTTTTTCTCCTGCACAAAAAACATATTCAAACGTTGTTTCATATCAAGTAAATCAAAACTATAGTGCAGCGTTAAATGCTTATACAATAAGCGGTAATACTGGAGTTGGATTTGTAACATTAACATGGGTCGATCAAATTGAATTAACAACAACCTCAGATCAAAATGGTAATTATTCTATTTCTGTTCCCTTTGGATGGAGTGGGACAATTACGCCTTCAAAATTAGGCTATACTTTTACACCTCAATTAAAAAATTATTCGGATGTTGAAGCAAATTTATCTAATCAAAATTATACAGCAGCGTTAAATAAATTTGGAATTAATTTTACTTTACTGGGTACTGGATCTGGTAAAATTAAAGTAAATGGGACTGTACATAATTTACCATATAGTGAAGAATTCAATTATAATTCAATTGTTGCTATTGAAGGAATTCCATCTGTTGGGTCCAATTTTACAAATTGGAGCGGCGATATTTCAGGCACTACCAATCCAACTTCAGTAAATGTAATTAGTAATAAAAATATTGGAGTAAATTTTTCTATAAAAAAATATTCAATTTATTTGTCAAAAGCTCCAGTTCAAGGTGGAACGGTTACTGGTGCTGGTGATTATGATTATGGAAAAGAAGCTACTGTTATCGCAACTCCAAGTAAAGGTTATAGCTTTACAAACTGGACGGAAAATAATATTACGGTTTCACTAGATTCATTATATAAATTTACAGTTGATACAAGTAGAACCTTAACCGCTAATTTTTCAAGAAGAGTCAGAACAGTTACAGCGTTTGTAAATCCGGAATTAAGCGGAGTTGTTACTGGTGCTGGGAATTATAATGAAGGTGATCTTGTAAATATGATAGCTTTTCCATCAAACGGTTGGCGATTTGTTAATTGGACTGAAAATAATAATGTTTTATCAGCTGACAGTATTTATTCATTTAATATTTTATTTAATAGAGCAATTACAGGTAATTTTACAAAAAAGAAATATGCAATTGTTTTATC
This genomic stretch from Ignavibacteriota bacterium harbors:
- a CDS encoding NAD-dependent epimerase/dehydratase family protein, coding for MKKNIAVVTGGTGFVGSHLVDLLLSKDFTVRCIVRKSSNLRWLNGKNVEIYESGLYDKEKLKPIFQDADYIYHVAGVVRSKTKDGFYKGNVETTRAILDTIKENKIDIKRLVIVSSLTACGPADDGKPCTEETLPHPLTTYGKSKLAEEELAKKYMDSIPITICRAPAIYGEREEDIYAMFKGVKKGIMTLVGFDNKKLSLIHGRDFVNGIYLASISEKAKNEIYFISSEEIYDWNQVSDEMEKAIGKKALRIKIPHFIIYIIGAISQFVNYFVKKPATFNWEKATDFVQANWTCDVTKAKRDFGYTQNISLSEGMKSTVDWYKANNWL
- a CDS encoding GIY-YIG nuclease family protein; translation: MKKEQKQINSGIYILEVKFFRNTKIIIQKFGEQNFPKGYYYYVGSGQKNLTKRVIRHFKKKKKIHWHIDYITSNLNVKTNSVCIINDQSKDEECNLVQILEKQFKLTHKIKNFGNSDCSKCFSHLLFSKNPIDQSQLLALYQSTVLFIPSDNEIF